The proteins below are encoded in one region of Lactuca sativa cultivar Salinas chromosome 3, Lsat_Salinas_v11, whole genome shotgun sequence:
- the LOC111920839 gene encoding serine/threonine-protein kinase ATR isoform X1, producing the protein MANLSSVVYELRERILASSSTPPNKSDDASLELRFRAVIPNLLHAYVVPSSSANEREVIAVLKLLTHTVKYFPGVFFHGKASAILPVVFRILPFFAEPSFCSRHGIIFETLGSLLSLLRTGDRDAYRQFFEDAMGAVEDLPAIASIANNTIKQDQEVYLRCFYESLSGMSNDSALLSELPACIKPTDGFGIIINLTGVARWQPFATWIIKISCKCLTEGALNVEGLINVPFVLAACKILCYGDAALQMACFDLVRILGAVVNDEIIPSENMILSISTILSEAEDGLSVFRDISYDSSLGGCLEALYSSSADDVIKLTATDIVSVFHQSMQKTASLELKEALCGAYIRIAKVCPPHIWKPELLIYLLCSPKPYYGLVECFQVVVSILDPNLVGGTTNREDYLDASGYEPVRVGDKRPLHLPNALKNKRQKVDESENLKIDYPSCEGKKEYAKYIGSSLLSLIECLEPPGGKANVLEPEISLTALSMLCIVFSKYPWAKLLLRISHQMLNWIPWISEQANQENLGGLDLSIYLEALHSILLKHRFLPVKDELFSDNGNVANLMQSVLKIPWNYFPMAADPCLPWKTKSFCLQILPMLGSLSQSVSDLDVLDLGLQDEAEEVRSEAIIAMPLIGMCRFGTLTPIFKRLGLLSEEQSEKVKKSIAISIGYLGCLYGSCDGIASSSRKSLKLFLKWENSKHSWTGDKLLQGFWCSMCDKSVLHNHETVSIISSLHNIENLSPKLGCDYRDLLHLLFSLLYDESEEVQLSCVSIIGRVLVHMSSDILHENKMKWLKCIDYLLLHKWKSVREAFNRQIGCFLEHRILTDLFMDGQLFLDKIRRGYEVASDPELFETLLEATSSIMVASDIHGQLFLSSLMLLLDQLDSKYVTVKISASKCIHSSCFFHLKGGLEQILAKFVHIRNEVYNYLSLRLARSPKMVEEFAGGLLDVKVEELVKKMVPVVLPKLVIGQQDNDKAVVTLKDLANCLNMDMVHLIVDWIPKVLAFALYQADGHKLDCALQFYCDHTGSTKKEIFAAALPALLDELICSVDVDDSVDTSIRLSRVPEMIKEIAKILTGNEDLPGFLRNHFVGLLNSIDRKMLHAGDISLQIQATKRIEMLINMMGSHLNTYVPKLMVLLMHAINKEPLQSDGLAVLHCFIKQLTKVSPSSTKHVISQVFASLIPLIEKHKEQSSPHMIKIVKIFEELVFENKSVLKQHICEFPPLPNIPPLAEVNRVIEEVRGVMTLKDQLRNIVDGLNHENINVRYMVACELSKLLKLRREEVTVMVNGEGDSDMDVLSSLITSLLRGCAEESRTVVGQRLKLVCADCLGLLGAVDPAKVKGFSNQRFKIACSDDDLIFELIHKHLARAFRAAPDTTIQDSAALAIQELLKIAGCEASLDENVSVSNGNVSGRGQRLWGRFSNYVKEIIAPCLTSRFQLPNVSDSASSGPIYQPSLSFRRWISNWVKKLTVHATGSRAMIFNACRGIVRHEVQTATYLLPYLVLNAVLHGTQEARHGITEEILSVLNAAASESSTIPVPGISSGQSEVCIQAVFNLLDNLGQWVDDIEQELALSQSLKSSVSKQKMKDHTMTATASSSLDPDQLSQCKNVSELLSAIPKVTLAKASFRCQAYARSLLYFECHVREKSGSFNPSAEKSGVFEDEDVSFLMEIYSGLDEPDGLSGLASLRKSKSFQDQLLINKKAGNWAEVLTSCEQALQMEPTSVQRHSDVLNCLINMCHLQAVVTHVDGLICRIPQYKKTWCMQGVQAAWRLGRWDLTDEYLDGAEEEGLLCSSSESNASFDMDVAKILRAMRMKDQFSVGEKIALSKQALIAPLAAAGMDSYTRAYPFVVKLHVLQELEDFHSILNGESFLEKSCVSEPEFVKVTENWENRLRLTQPSLWTREPLLAFRRLVFGASGLGGQVGSFWIQYAKLCRSAGHYETANRAILEAKASGAANVHMEKAKLLWSTRRSDGAIAELQHSLMNMPVEVIGSAAMSSITSLSLVPLNQPSLPCNTQASNENRDVAKTLLLYSRWIHYTGLKQKEDVIGLFSRVRELQPKWEKGYFYAAKYCDEVLVDARKRQEDNSEVGQRMVSSSSTTSNSEKPWWYFLPDVLLFYAKGLHRGHKNLFQALPRLLTLWFEFGSIYQRKGASSNKDMKLVHGKVMGIMRGCLKDLPTYQWLTVLPQLVSRICHQNEEIVRVVKHIITSVLRQYTQQALWVMAAVSKSTVSSRREAAAEILNNARKGFHSNSLFAQFASLIDHLIRLCFHASQSKSATINISTEFSALKRMMPLEIIMPTQGAINVSLPTYDASMTGFFSATDLPTITGIADEAEVLSSLQRPKKIILVGSDGIKRPFLCKPKDDLRKDARMMEFNAMINRLLSKCPESRRRKLYVRTFAVVPLTEDCGMVEWVPHTRGLRHILQDIYISSGKFDRLKTNPQIKRIYDQCQAGKIGEDEMLKNRILPMFPPAFHKWFLNTFSEPAAWFRARVAYAHTTAVWSMVGHIVGLGDRHGENILFDSTTGDCVHVDFSCLFDRGLLLEKPELVPFRLTQNMIDGLGITGYEGTFLKVCEITLSVLREHRETLMSVLETFIHDPLVEWTKTHKSSGVEVQNPHAQRAISNIEARLQGIVVGVGAAPSLPLAVEGQARRLIAEAVSHKNLGKMYIWWMPWF; encoded by the exons ATGGCGAACTTGTCAAGCGTAGTTTACGAACTCCGTGAGCGAATATTAGCATCATCCTCAACTCCTCCCAACAAATCAGATGACGCCTCTTTAGAGCTCCGATTTCGTGCCGTTATCCCCAATCTACTCCACGCCTACGTCGTCCCGTCTTCTTCCG CTAACGAGAGGGAGGTGATTGCTGTATTGAAATTATTGACTCATACAGTCAAGTATTTTCCTGGAGTTTTCTTCCATGGAAAGGCCAGCGCAATTTTACCTGTAGTTTTTCGTATATTACCTTTTTTCGCAGAACCCTCATTTTG CTCACGCCATGGAATAATTTTTGAAACATTAGGATCCCTATTATCCTTGCTCCGTACAGGAGACCGAGATGCATATCGTCAGTTTTTTGAAGATGCCATGGGTGCGGTTGAAG ATCTCCCAGCTATAGCTTCAATAGCCAACAACACAATTAAACAAGATCAGGAAGTGTATCTGAGGTGTTTCTATGAGTCCCTTTCTGGAATGTCCAATGACTCTGCTCTCCTCAGTGAACTCCCAGCATGCATTAAACCAACCGATGGTTTTGGTATTATAATCAACCTCACAGGAGTTGCCAGGTGGCAACCTTTTGCTACTTGGATCATTAAAATTTCTTGTAAATGCTTAACTGAAGGAGCTTTAAATGTGGAAGGGCTTATAAATGTGCCATTTGTTTTGGCTGCCTGTAAGATACTGTGCTATGGAGATGCTGCTCTGCAAATG GCTTGCTTTGACTTGGTGCGCATCTTGGGAGCAGTAGTAAATGATGAAATCATTCCTAGTGAAAACATGATTCTTTCAATATCGACCATACTGAGTGAAGCCGAGGATGGACTTTCTGTGTTCAG GGATATATCTTATGATTCTTCCTTGGGTGGATGCCTTGAAGCATTATACTCCAGTTCTGCTGATGATGTTATTAAGCTGACAGCCACTGATATCGTCAGTGTATTTCATCAGTCAATGCAGAAGACTGCAAGTCTGGAGCTCAAG GAGGCGTTGTGTGGTGCATATATTCGAATTGCTAAAGTATGCCCCCCTCACATCTGGAAGCCTGAATTACTAATTTATCTCCTTTGTTCTCCAAAACCTTATTATGGGTTGGTTGAATGCTTTCAAGTGGTTGTATCTATTCTTGATCCTAATCTTGTTGGAGGGACAACTAACAGGGAAGATTATTTGGATGCCAGTGGATATGAACCAGTGAGAGTTGGAGATAAAAGACCACTTCATCTCCCAAATGCTTTGAAGAATAAGCGACAGAAGGTAGATGAATCTGAGAATCTCAAGATTGATTACCCATCTTGTGAAGGGAAAAAGGAATATGCTAAATATATAGGTTCCTCACTTCTTTCGCTTATTGAATGCTTGGAACCTCCTGGTGGAAAGGCTAATGTGTTAGAACCAGAAATTTCCTTGACTGCTCTTAGCATGCTCTGCATTGTTTTCAGCAAATACCCTTGGGCAAAATTGTTACTTCGAATTTCTCATCAGATGCTTAATTGGATTCCTTGGATTTCTGAGCAG GCAAATCAAGAAAATTTAGGTGGACTTGATTTATCTATCTATCTTGAAGCACTTCACAGTATACTGCTTAAACATA GATTTCTTCCTGTAAAGGATGAACTTTTCAGCGATAATGGCAATGTTGCAAACCTAATGCAGTCAGTGTTGAAGATTCCATGGAATTATTTTCCTATGGCAGCTGACCCCTGTCTGCCATGGAAGACAAAAAGTTTCTGCCTCCAGATTCTTCCCATGCTGGGATCTTTGTCACAAAGTGTGAGTGATCTAGATGTTTTGGACTTGGGTCTTCAGGATGAAGCGGAAGAAGTTAGAAGTGAAGCCATTATTGCTATGCCATTGATTGGCATGTGCAGATTTGGTACATTGACACCGATTTTTAAGAGACTTGG GTTGTTGTCAGAAGAACAGAGTGAAAAGGTTAAGAAATCAATTGCCATTTCCATTGGGTATTTGGGATGTCTCTATGGATCTTGTGATGGCATTGCAAGTTCATCTAGAAAAAGTTTGAAATTATTCTTAAAATGGGAGAATAGTAAACACAGTTGGACGGGTGATAAGCTATTGCAAGGATTTTGGTGCTCTATGTGTGACAAAAGCGTACTTCACAACCATGAAACAGTTTCAATAATATCCAGTCTCCATAATATCGAAAATTTATCACCTAAGTTGGGTTGTGATTACAGAGATCTTCTCCACCTCCTTTTCAGTCTCCTTTATGATGAATCCGAAGAGGTTCAACTTTCCTGTGTGTCGATAATTGGACGGgtccttgttcatatgagttcAGATATTTTACATGAAAATAAAATGAAGTGGTTAAAATGTATTGATTATCTTTTGCTTCATAAATGGAAGTCTGTGAGAGAAGCATTCAACAGACAGATTGGTTGTTTCCTTGAGCATCGTATATTGACTGATTTGTTTATGGACGGACAACTTTTCTTGGACAAAATTAGACGTGGTTATGAAGTGGCCAGTGATCCAGAACTATTTGAAACCCTTCTTGAAGCAACATCAAGTATCATGGTTGCATCAGATATCCATGGTCAACTCTTCTTATCTTCTCTTATGCTATTGCTTGATCAGCTTGACAGTAAATATGTTACAGTGAAAATTTCTGCATCGAAATGTATACACAGTTCCTGTTTCTTTCATCTTAAAGGAGGTTTGGAGCAAATTCTTGCTAAATTCGTTCATATACGAAATGAAGTATATAATTATTTATCGTTACGGCTTGCAAGATCCCCAAAAATGGTGGAAGAATTTGCAGGAGGTCTTCTTGATGTTAAAGTGGAAGAACTTGTTAAAAAAATGGTGCCGGTTGTTCTTCCGAAGCTTGTGATTGGTCAACAGGATAATGATAAAGCGGTGGTTACGTTAAAGGATTTGGCAAATTGTTTGAATATGGATATGGTGCACCTTATAGTCGACTGGATACCCAAAGTTCTTGCTTTTGCTCTTTATCAAGCTGATGGGCACAAATTAGACTGTGCTTTGCAGTTCTATTGTGATCATACTGGCTCTACCAAGAAAGAGATTTTTGCAGCTGCTTTACCTGCACTTTTGGATGAACTCATCTGCTCAGTGGATGTGGATGATTCAGTTGATACCAGCATAAG GTTATCAAGGGTGCCTGAGATGATAAAAGAAATTGCAAAAATCTTGACAGGCAACGAGGATCTTCCAGGATTTTTAAGGAACCATTTTGTTGGTCTTCTCAACAGTATCGACAGGAAGATGCTCCATGCAGGCGATATTTCACTTCAAATTCAAGCAACGAAACGTATAGAAATGCTGATCAACATGATGGGTTCCCACCTTAACACGTACGTACCAAAACTCATGGTTCTTCTGATGCATGCAATCAATAAGGAACCACTGCAGAGTGATGGTCTTGCTGTCTTGCATTgtttcatcaaacaattaacaaaGGTATCCCCTTCCAGCACTAAACATGTCATCTCTCAGGTTTTCGCCTCGCTTATCCCCTTAATCGAGAAACATAAAGAACAATCTTCTCCTCATATGATCAAAATCGTGAAAATCTTTGAAGAGCTTGTATTTGAGAATAAGTCCGTCCTAAAGCAACATATCTGTGAATttccacctctccccaacattcCCCCACTTGCAGAAGTAAACAGAGTAATCGAGGAAGTCCGTGGAGTCATGACTTTGAAGGATCAATTGAGAAATATTGTGGACGGATTGAACCATGAAAACATAAATGTTAGATATATGGTCGCTTGTGAGCTAAGTAAGTTGCTAAAATTGAGGAGAGAGGAAGTCACGGTTATGGTCAATGGGGAAGGGGATTCTGATATGGATGTTTTGAGCTCTTTGATTACATCTTTACTTAGAGGGTGTGCAGAAGAATCAAGAACTGTAGTTGGACAACGGTTGAAGTTGGTTTGTGCTGATTGTCTCGGATTGCTGGGGGCCGTGGACCCCGCCAAGGTGAAAGGTTTTTCAAATCAACGGTTTAAAATCGCATGTTCGGATGACGATTTGATTTTCGAGTTGATCCACAAGCATTTGGCCCGGGCTTTTCGAGCAGCACCGGATACCACAATTCAGGACTCGGCTGCTCTGGCTATACAGGAGCTATTGAAGATTGCTGGTTGTGAGGCGTCTCTTGATGAGAATGTTTCCGTTTCAAATGGAAATGTGTCTGGAAGGGGTCAGAGATTATGGGGTAGATTTTCTAATTATGTTAAAGAGATAATAGCTCCTTGCTTAACCTCAAGGTTTCAGCTTCCAAATGTGTCTGATTCTGCATCTTCTGGTCCGATTTATCAACCCTCTTTGTCGTTTCGGAGATGGATCTCCAACTGGGTGAAAAAACTTACTGTTCATGCGACCGGATCACGCGCAATGATCTTTAACGCATGTCGAGGTATTGTACGCCATGAAGTGCAGACAGCAACTTATCTGCTACCATACTTGGTGCTAAATGCTGTCTTACATGGTACCCAGGAAGCCCGCCATGGCATAACAGAAGAAATTCTTTCGGTTCTTAATGCAGCTGCTTCAGAAAGCAGCACGATTCCTGTTCCGGGGATCAGTTCTGGTCAAAGTGAAGTTTGTATTCAAGCTGTTTTTAATCTCCTGGATAATCTTGGACAATGGGTTGATGATATCGAACAAGAGCTTGCTCTATCTCAGTCTTTAAAGTCGTCCGTATCAAAGCAAAAGATGAAGGATCATACTATGACTGCAACTGCAAGTTCTTCATTGGATCCAGACCAGTTGTCTCAGTGTAAAAACGTTTCCGAGCTTTTGTCTGCGATTCCAAAAGTAACCTTGGCTAAGGCCTCGTTTAGGTGTCAGGCTTATGCTCGGTCTTTGTTGTACTTCGAGTGTCATGTTCGCGAGAAGTCCGGATCGTTCAATCCGTCGGCTGAGAAGAGCGGTGTTTTCGAGGATGAAGATGTGTCATTTCTGATGGAGATTTATAGTGGTTTGGATGAACCAGATGGTTTGTCTGGTTTAGCATCTTTACGTAAATCAAAAAGCTTCCAAGATCagcttttaataaataaaaaagccGGAAACTGGGCCGAAGTTTTGACTTCCTGCGAACAGGCTTTGCAGATGGAACCCACTTCCGTTCAGAGGCATTCAGACGTTCTGAATTGTTTGATTAACATGTGCCATCTCCAGGCAGTGGTTACTCATGTCGATGGGTTGATATGCAGGATTCCTCAATACAAAAAAACATGGTGTATGCAAGGAGTTCAGGCTGCTTGGAGGCTTGGTAGATGGGACCTGACCGATGAGTATTTAGATGGAGCTGAAGAAGAAGGTTTACTTTGTAGCAGCTCAGAGAGCAACGCCTCCTTTGACATGGATGTTGCAAAGATCCTCCGAGCAATGAGAATGAAAGATCAGTTTTCGGTTGGTGAGAAAATCGCATTATCAAAACAAGCTCTGATAGCTCCGTTAGCTGCTGCTGGCATGGATTCATACACCCGAGCATACCCGTTTGTTGTAAAGCTTCACGTGTTGCAGGAGCTCGAGGATTTCCATTCCATCCTTAACGGGGAATCTTTCTTGGAAAAGTCATGTGTCAGTGAACCCGAGTTTGTAAAAGTGACCGAAAACTGGGAAAACCGTCTCAGGCTCACCCAACCGTCTCTCTGGACACGCGAACCGCTATTGGCTTTCCGGCGACTGGTTTTTGGTGCTAGCGGTCTTGGTGGCCAAGTGGGAAGCTTCTGGATACAATATGCAAAGCTGTGTCGTTCGGCTGGTCACTACGAGACGGCTAATCGAGCCATTTTGGAAGCCAAGGCATCGGGTGCGGCTAATGTCCACATGGAAAAGGCTAAGCTTTTGTGGAGCACCAGGCGATCAGATGGTGCTATCGCGGAGTTACAACATTCGCTTATGAACATGCCTGTTGAAGTCATTGGGTCGGCTGCAATGTCATCCATCACCAGCCTTTCCTTGGTCCCTCTCAACCAACCGTCTTTACCTTGCAATACTCAAGCATCAAATGAGAATCGCGATGTTGCCAAAACTCTTTTGCTGTATTCCAGGTGGATTCATTATACAGGACTGAAGCAGAAGGAAGATGTGATTGGTCTTTTCTCAAGGGTGAGGGAACTGCAGCCCAAGTGGGAGAAAGGGTATTTTTATGCCGCGAAATACTGTGATGAGGTGCTTGTTGATGCAAGGAAACGACAAGAAGACAATTCCGAGGTGGGTCAACGGATGGTTTCTTCGAGTTCCACAACTTCAAATTCTGAGAAGCCTTGGTGGTATTTTCTTCCTGATGTCCTGTTATTTTATGCCAAGGGTCTTCATAGAGGCCATAAGAATCTCTTTCAAGCTCTTCCAAGGTTGTTGACACTATGGTTTGAGTTTGGTAGCATTTATCAGAGGAAAGGTGCTTCGTCCAATAAAGATATGAAATTAGTTCATGGGAAG GTGATGGGCATTATGCGTGGGTGTTTAAAGGATCTGCCTACATATCAATGGCTGACAGTTCTGCCTCAACTGGTTTCCAGAATCTGCCACCAAAATGAAGAAATAGTGAGAGTGGTGAAACACATCATCACCTCTGTTCTCCGGCAATACACACAGCAAGCCCTTTGGGTTATGGCGGCAGTTTCAAAATCAACAGTTTCTTCAAGGCGGGAAGCAGCTGCAGAGATTCTAAACAACGCACGAAAAGGATTCCATTCCAACTCTTTGTTTGCTCAGTTTGCCAGTCTAATTGATCATTTAATCAGGCTTTGTTTTCATGCAAGTCAGTCCAAGTCAGCAACAATCAACATTTCTACCGAGTTTAGTGCCCTGAAAAGGATGATGCCTTTGGAAATCATAATGCCTACTCAAGGAGCAATTAATGTTAGTCTTCCCACTTATGATGCAAGTATGACGGGCTTCTTTTCTGCTACAGATCTTCCTACTATAACAGGAATAGCAGATGAAGCTGAGGTCCTTTCATCACTTCAACGACCAAAAAAG ATTATTCTAGTGGGCAGTGATGGAATTAAACGCCCATTCCTGTGCAAACCGAAAGACGACCTTAGGAAAGATGCACGTATGATGGAGTTCAATGCAATGATAAACCGTTTATTATCCAAGTGTCCAGAAAGCCGCAGAAGGAAGCTGTATGTGCGAACATTTGCTGTGGTTCCATTAACAGAGGATTGTGGGATGGTAGAATGGGTGCCCCACACGCGTGGGCTTCGACATATTCTCCAAGACATATATATTAGCTCAGGGAAGTTTGATCGACTGAAAACAAACCCTCAAATTAAGCGTATTTACGATCAATGCCAAGCTGGTAAAATAGGTGAAGATGAAATGCTGAAGAACAGAATACTTCCCATGTTCCCTCCAGCTTTCCACAAGTGGTTTTTGAACACTTTTTCTGAACCAGCAGCTTGGTTTAGGGCTCGTGTTGCTTATGCACACACTACTGCTGTTTGGTCAATGGTTGGGCATATAGTCGGTCTTGGAGATCGTCATGGAGAAAATATTCTTTTTGATTCAACCACGGGTGACTGTGTTCATGTTGATTTCAGTTGCTTATTTGACAGAGGTTTGCTGCTCGAGAAGCCCGAACTTGTACCTTTCAGGTTAACCCAG AATATGATTGACGGGCTGGGGATTACAGGGTATGAAGGCACCTTCTTGAAGGTTTGTGAGATTACACTTTCAGTACTAAGGGAACACAGAGAAACATTGATGAGTGTTCTCGAAACTTTCATCCATGATCCTCTTGTTGAGTGGACGAAAACTCATAAGTCTAGTGGAGTAGAAGTTCAGAACCCTCATGCACAG CGAGCGATAAGCAATATTGAAGCACGTTTGCAAGGAATTGTTGTTGGTGTGGGAGCAGCACCATCTTTGCCTCTGGCTGTAGAAGGACAGGCTCGTCGCTTAATTGCTGAAGCAGTTTCACacaaaaaccttggaaaaatgtaTATCTGGTGGATGCCTTGGTTTTAA